A segment of the Collimonas fungivorans genome:
GGATTGTTGATGCAGTACAGGTAGCCGACAGGGATGTGGATCCAGATGTAATCATCTTTGGCGCCCGCTTCAATCAGCAATACCTTGACCGAACTGTCCTGCGTCAGACGGTTCGCCAGCACGCAGCCGGCGGTACCCGCACCGATGATGATGTAGTCGTATTTCCCTGCTGATTCCATGCGTCTCTTTCTATTTTCTTGTCTTGTCTTGTGCAAATCTGCTTTATCAACTGTTTTTCAGAATCTCGTCCTGCGCTTTTCCGGAAAAATGAAACATCACAGAACGAGATCTCTATAGAACATGAATATCATTTATACCGTTTTAAAATAAATTATTTATATAATTTATTTTGCCACCGGCATGGTGAATTCGGCGCCTTTTGAAATCGTTTGCGGCCAACGCTGCATGATCGATTTGTAACGCGTATAAAACCGCACACCCTCTTCTCCATACGCATGCGTGTCGCCGAACAGCGAGCGCTTCCAGCCGCCGAAAGAATGCCAGGCCATCGGCACCGGAATCGGCACATTGATGCCCACCATGCCGACTTCGATCCGCCGCGAAAACTCGCGCGCCGTATTGCCGTCCGAAGTGAACAGCGCTACGCCGTTGCCGAATTCGTGGGCATTGATCAGGTTGACGGCGGCGGCAAAATCAGGCACCCGGACGATGCAAAGGACTGGTCCGAAAATTTCTTCCTGGTAGATTTTCATCTCCGGCGTTACCTGGTCAAACAACGACCCACCAAGGAAAAATCCCTGTTCCAGCCCGGCGACTTTCAGGCCGCGGCCGTCGACCAGCAACTTGGCGCCGGCAGCAACGCCGCCTTCAATATAAGCCTCGATTTTTTCCTTGTGCACGGCGCTGACCACCGGTCCCATTTCCGCATCGGCTTCCATGCCGTTCTTGATCTTCAGCGCCTTCACGCGCGGAATCAGGGCTTCTATCAATTTATCCGCGACATTGCCGACCGCGACTGCCACCGATATCGCCATGCAGCGTTCGCCGGCCGACCCATAAGCAGCACCCATCAGGGCATCCACCGCCTGGTCCAGGTCGGCGTCCGGCATCACCACCAGGTGGTTCTTGGCGCCGCCCAGCGCCTGCACCCTGAGCGGATAAACGCCCTTGCGCCTGGCGCCTTCCTGGTAGATATATTCCGCGATCGGCGTCGATCCTACAAACGACACCGCTTTCACATCGGGATGCTGCAGCAAGGTATCCACCGCCAGCTTGTCGCCCTGCACGACATTGAATACCCCATCCGGCAAACCGGCCTGGTGGAACAGATCTGCCATCATCAACGACGGCGACGGATCGCGCTCGGATGGCTTGAGGATAAACGTATTGCCGGTCGCGATCGCCATCGGCGCCATCCACAACGGCACCATCACCGGAAAATTGAACGGCGTGATGCCGGCCGTGACGCCCAGCGGCTGGCGCAGGTTCCAGTTATCGATGCCGCCGCCGATATTGTCGGTAAATTGCGTCTTCAGCAGATGCGGAACGCCGCAAGCGAATTCGACGATCTCCAGGCCGCGCGTCACTTCGCCTTTGGCGTCGGAAAATACCTTGCCGTGCTCGCGCGTGATCGCCGCCGCCAGCGCATCGTGATGCTGCTCCATCAATTCCTTGAACCTGAACATCACCCGCGCCCGCTTCAGCGGCGCCGTGTCAGCCCATGCCGGCGCTGCAGCCGATGCAGCCGCGACCGCACTGTTGACTTCTTCAACGCTGCCCAGCACGACCCTGGCCGAAACCGCACCGGTAGCCGGATTGAACACATCCTGCAAGCGGCCGCTGGCGGATTCGGTCACTTTGCCGTTGATGTAATGTTGAATAAGCGGAGTCGGGCTGGTAGTCATAAGGATTCCTTTTGGTAAAACCGGGTTCGGTTAGCGTTTTGCCAGAATATCGCTAGATTTCCCAACAATCCAATGAGTTATGATCAAGATCAATATAAGCAATGCTAATAAACAAACCCAATAGATAAACCACTCTGATTAAAAATTGAGCATATGGACATTACCCAACTTCGCGCCTTCGTCACCGTCGCCAGGGAAGGCAACCTGACACGCGCTGCAGAACTGCTGCACGTCACGCAACCGGCTGTCAGCCTGCAAATCAAGTCGCTGCAGGCAAGCCTGAACCTGCAATTGTTTGCACGCATCCCGAGCGGCATGGCGTTGACCGACGATGGCGTCAAGTTACTGTCATTTGCCGAACGTGCAATCGCCGCCATGGCCGAATTGCGCCAGCAGGCCGAAAGCCTGCACTCGAACAGCTCGGAAATCCTGAGTGGAAAACTTGCGATCGGCACCATCCTAGATCCTGAATTCATCCGGCTGGGTGCTTTCCTGCAGCGCCTGGTGGAAAGTTATCCCCAGCTTTCTACACAGTTGCAACACAGCATGTCAGGCGATGTGCTGCAGCAAATCAAATCCGGCCATCTCGATGTCGGTTACTACCTCGGTACGCCAAACAAGAATTTCCACCGGCTCACACTGACACAATTTACTTACTGTGTGCTTGCACCATCCGGCTGGAAAAGCAGGGTTTCAGGAAAAGACTGGCCGGCTTTGGCGAAACTGCCCTGGATCTGGACTCCTCCCGAGTCCGCTCATCATCGTTTGCTCAGCAAAACTTTTGCTCAATACAAAGTCACACCTAACAAAGTTGCCCTGGTCGACCAGGAACCTTCGATGCTCGACCTGGTGAAATCCGGAGTCGGCTTGTCCCTGGTGCGCGAGTCAGTGGCGTTGCGTGAAGCACATGCTCACGGTCTGGTGATTTCCGATACGGTCAATTTATCCACCGAACTTTCGTTTATCACCTTGGAGAAGCGTAAAGACGAACCGGTAATTTCCGCAATCTTTGCCATATTGCAATCAATTTGGAAAAATTAATGCTTTAAAAGTCCTTTTTAGGAAGCAATCCTCCGCTTTTTTCCAAAACCGGCTTTTTCAGCTTTGTATTTAAAGATTTATATATATAAATAGTAGTAGTAGTTAACCACCTGCTTTTCTGTGGATAACTATAAATTTGACTATTCATTCAATAACTTACAACTTGGATAAATGCTGAGTAAACCTTGTATCTGGAAAGAACATTTCTTGGATAAAAATAGAGGTCTGGTTTGTTGCCTTGTTTATTCACATTAGATTCCTGTAGTTATCCAAAGACTTATCCACAGCCCTCTTTTTGGATCTCTTCTTTTCCTCATTTTCAAATAGCTGCTTTTCTTGAATTGAAGAAAGAAAAGCTCTGAAAAAAAATGATTTTTCTTAAGAAATTGCATTTTTAACTTCTTTTTATTAATTCTTTTTTAAAAGCAACTTCAAGAGAAAAAAGCTTTTCGGTTTTGTATTTAAAGATTTATATATATAAATAGTAGTAGTAGTTAACTAACTGCTTTTCTGTGGATAACTGTGAATTTGACCATTCATTCAAGTACTTATGGATTGGATAAAGCCTGAGTAATCGGTGTATCGCAAAAGAACAGTTCTTGGATAAAAAGATGACTGTGGAAAACTAACTTGGATATCCACAATTTAAAAACACGATATCCACAGCCTTATCCACAAAACCTGAAAATCGGCCTGTTTACCAAGGTTTTTGAACGTCCCAAGCCCGTTTTCAAAAAAATTTTCTCTTGCCTAAATAATGGGCAGTATCAAGGCGAGAGAAAAATCTGGACAGAACAAAGCCGAACCTTTAATGTACGCAAAGCGTATATAAAGGTGATGATAATGAGTGATCAACAGACTTTCCTGCGCGACGCCATGCGTCGTTTGAACCTGACCAGGGACCATTTTTCCGATCGCATCGGCGTCCGCAAGCGCGCATTGGATACTTGGCTGCTTCCTGAAACATCAAGTGAATTCCGGGTCATGCCGGACATTGTCAGCAAATTTGTCGGGGAAATCCTCGAAGGTGAATTGCTTCTTCCTGCCTCGACGCAGAGCGTATATCAAAATAAGATTGGCGCCCCGCTCCGCGAACAGATTGCCTATAACGGCAGACCTCAGCTGTTATCGGTGGACCAGTTTTCACGCGATTCGCTGGAGCAGCTGTTCCGCATCACGGACATCATGCAGCCCATTGCGAGGCGCCAGAAGGTCACGCGCATCCTTGAGGGTGCCGTACTGGCCAATCTGTTCTTTGAAGCCAGCACACGCACGCGTATCAGCTTTGGCGCGGCGTTTTGCCGGCTGGGAGGTTCGGTTTGCGACACTACCGGCTTCACCTTCTCTTCAATGACCAAGGGCGAGTCGATTTATGACACCAGCCGCGTCATCAGCGGTTATGCCGACGTCCTGGTAGTCAGGCATCCCGAACAAGGGGCGGTCGACGAATTTGCCCGCGCCACGAATATCCCGGTGATCAATGGCGGCGACGGCCCGGGTGAGCATCCCAGCCAGGCGATCCTGGACCTGTACACCATACAGCGCGAATTCTCGCGCCTGGGGAAACTGGTCGACGGCGCCCACATCGTCATGGTGGGCGACCTGAAGTACGGCCGCACCGTACATTCGCTGATTAAGCTGCTGGCGCTGTATCGCGGCCTCAGGTTCACGCTGGTGGCGCCGGCAACGTTGGAGATGCCGGCCCATATCCTGGAACGCATTGCGCGCGGCGGCCACGTGGTGGAGCAGTCGACCTCGCTGGCGCAGGGCTTGAAGGGGGCTGACGTCGTGTACGCAACCCGGATCCAGAAAGAACGCTTCGCCGACGAGGCCATAGAAGGCTACACCCCGGATTTCCAGATCAACCAGGCGCTGATCGACTCCGCCTGCAGCGCCGACACCATCGTCATGCATCCCCTGCCACGCGACGGCAGGCCCGGCGCCAATGATCTCAGCACCGATCTCAACCACGATCCGCGCCTGGCGATCTTCCGCCAGACGGACAACGGCATACCGGTGAGGATGGCGATCTTTGCGACCTTGCTGGGTGTGGAAAACCAGGTGCAGCATTCGATGCGCGACGCCAGCTGGCGCTCGCCGCACCACGTCGGACCGGATGATGCGGCATTTGATGGGGTCGCCTAGATGGGGTCGCGTAGGGTGGGCACCTGTGCCCACGCGTTACCGTGATATCCGGAGTACTAGCCTACGCACTATCGAAATAAGCATGTACGCGGTATGAATTCACGCGTGGGCACGATGTGCCCACCCTACCCGGCCGCTTGGCCTAGCGCGCTTTCTTTGGCCGCAGCGTCTTGCCGGGCGGCGGCGCCACCGGTTTTTCCTTGGCCAGCGCCAGCAGGCCGGCGCAATCGCTTTGCTGGTCCGGGCTGATATTAATCAAGGGCAGCACCGCCGCCACCGGAGCCAGCACGCCGAGGGCAATCGCGCCGCCAGCTTTCAACGCCAGCACACCCTTGTCCACCCCTACGTCCGGGTTCTTGAAGCTGCCTGTGACGTGCAGCGGCGACCTGAGCGAGAAAATGCGCAATCCCTTGGTCTTCGGATTGATGGTCAGGGCCAGCGATTCCTGCGCCAGGTTGACCTGGCCCTGGACGTTGATGATGGCATCGTCGGTATCCATTACGAAGGTGCGCGCATCCATCACGCCATTGGTCACGGCAAAATCGCTCGCCAGGCAATTCAGCTTGACCTGTTTGTCGCCGAACAGCTTGGAAATCACCACATTGCCGATATTCAGGCCCGCCGCTTCCAGCAGGAACTTGCTGATGGTGCCCTGGTTGATCAGGGTTTTCAGCTCGCCGTTCGAGCTGCCCAGCAGACTGGCCACCGAATTGCCGACCGCGGACAGCGAAGCGTCGCCATTGATCTCACCCAGGCTGGCCTGGGCTGACGCCAGCGTAGGGAACAGCTGCTTGATTTTCAGATGGCGCGCCGAAATTTTCATTTCCGCCTTGATCAGCTTATTGCCGCCGTCCAGCTTGATGTTGGAAACCAGGTTGCCGCCGGCCACGCCGAAGTTTAGCGGCGTCAGCGACAGCACGCTGTCCTTCAGGTGGAGGTCGGCCACCAGGTCCTGGATCGGCAGGTCTTTATCGCGGATGATCTTGCGCCCAGTGAACTTGACGTCGGCATCGATGCTGCCCCAGCGCGCGGTATCGAATTGCTCCACCGGCAGCACCTTGTTGCCCGGCTGCGCCACGCCATCGCCGCGATTGGCCTTGCTGGCGTTGGAGTCGGCGCCGATCAGCGGCGCCAGATCCTGCAGCTTGAGCTGGTTCGACAACAGCGTGCCTTTCAGCAAAGGCCGCGGCTTCTGCGCGACATATTCCAGCGTGCCGGACAAATCGCTGGAACCGACGCGGCCGCTGAACTTATCGTAGATCCAGTCGCCGCCGGCGCTGTTGAGCTTGCCGATCAGCCGCCCTTCGGTGGCGAACGGCGGCGTCGCCGGCAGCACGATGCCGGTCAGCGGGTACAGGTTGGACATGCTGGCGCCCGACAGTTTCAGGCGCAGGTCCAGCGCCGCCAGGTCGCTCGGCTTGGTCAGCGTGCCCTGGATTGCAATCGCGGTCTTGCCGACATGGACGCTGGCTTGCAGCGGATACGGCTTGCTCGAATTCTGCAGCGACAGCACCGCGCCGGCCTTGCCTTCGCCGCTGACGGCGGCTTTGTTGAAGGTGCCGCCGACTTTCCAGCCGATGCCGTAGCCCTCGGCGCTGACAGCCGGCAAGCTGTCGATGTCCGCCTTGATGTCGAGCTTGCTGACGGGATCAAGCAATCTCACCGTGCCTTTCGCCAGCACCAGCTTTTGCAGCTGCAGCTGCCAGGAAGACGGTCCGCTGGATTTGAAAGTCCAGTTGTTGTCGCCATCCGGCTTGCGCTCCAGCGCGATGCTCGGCGTATCCAGTTCCAGCGACGGCACCACGATCTGGTGCGCCAGCAGCGGCAAGGGACTCAAGGAAAACGTCAGCTGGCCGATCTCTGCCATGTGCGGACCGGTCTTGGCCCAGTCGGGATTGTCCAGCACGATGTCCTTCGCGCTCAGGCGCGGCCAGGGCACCCAGCGGCGCCAGCTGTCGAGGTCGGTCTGCGATTTTTGCCAGGTAAGCGCGAGGTCGCCGCGAATCGCAAAATTGCGCCCGGTAGCCTCGCTGACCCGCTGGTTCAGCCACGGTTTGGCGCGGTTCCAGTCGAACGTGAGCAGCAGCGCCACGCACAGGGCGATCAAACCAATCAGCGCCGCAATCGACCACAACAGCACGCGAACCGGACGC
Coding sequences within it:
- a CDS encoding aspartate carbamoyltransferase, whose product is MSDQQTFLRDAMRRLNLTRDHFSDRIGVRKRALDTWLLPETSSEFRVMPDIVSKFVGEILEGELLLPASTQSVYQNKIGAPLREQIAYNGRPQLLSVDQFSRDSLEQLFRITDIMQPIARRQKVTRILEGAVLANLFFEASTRTRISFGAAFCRLGGSVCDTTGFTFSSMTKGESIYDTSRVISGYADVLVVRHPEQGAVDEFARATNIPVINGGDGPGEHPSQAILDLYTIQREFSRLGKLVDGAHIVMVGDLKYGRTVHSLIKLLALYRGLRFTLVAPATLEMPAHILERIARGGHVVEQSTSLAQGLKGADVVYATRIQKERFADEAIEGYTPDFQINQALIDSACSADTIVMHPLPRDGRPGANDLSTDLNHDPRLAIFRQTDNGIPVRMAIFATLLGVENQVQHSMRDASWRSPHHVGPDDAAFDGVA
- a CDS encoding CoA-acylating methylmalonate-semialdehyde dehydrogenase, with translation MTTSPTPLIQHYINGKVTESASGRLQDVFNPATGAVSARVVLGSVEEVNSAVAAASAAAPAWADTAPLKRARVMFRFKELMEQHHDALAAAITREHGKVFSDAKGEVTRGLEIVEFACGVPHLLKTQFTDNIGGGIDNWNLRQPLGVTAGITPFNFPVMVPLWMAPMAIATGNTFILKPSERDPSPSLMMADLFHQAGLPDGVFNVVQGDKLAVDTLLQHPDVKAVSFVGSTPIAEYIYQEGARRKGVYPLRVQALGGAKNHLVVMPDADLDQAVDALMGAAYGSAGERCMAISVAVAVGNVADKLIEALIPRVKALKIKNGMEADAEMGPVVSAVHKEKIEAYIEGGVAAGAKLLVDGRGLKVAGLEQGFFLGGSLFDQVTPEMKIYQEEIFGPVLCIVRVPDFAAAVNLINAHEFGNGVALFTSDGNTAREFSRRIEVGMVGINVPIPVPMAWHSFGGWKRSLFGDTHAYGEEGVRFYTRYKSIMQRWPQTISKGAEFTMPVAK
- a CDS encoding LysR family transcriptional regulator produces the protein MDITQLRAFVTVAREGNLTRAAELLHVTQPAVSLQIKSLQASLNLQLFARIPSGMALTDDGVKLLSFAERAIAAMAELRQQAESLHSNSSEILSGKLAIGTILDPEFIRLGAFLQRLVESYPQLSTQLQHSMSGDVLQQIKSGHLDVGYYLGTPNKNFHRLTLTQFTYCVLAPSGWKSRVSGKDWPALAKLPWIWTPPESAHHRLLSKTFAQYKVTPNKVALVDQEPSMLDLVKSGVGLSLVRESVALREAHAHGLVISDTVNLSTELSFITLEKRKDEPVISAIFAILQSIWKN
- a CDS encoding AsmA family protein codes for the protein MTTSTFPPLRRPVRVLLWSIAALIGLIALCVALLLTFDWNRAKPWLNQRVSEATGRNFAIRGDLALTWQKSQTDLDSWRRWVPWPRLSAKDIVLDNPDWAKTGPHMAEIGQLTFSLSPLPLLAHQIVVPSLELDTPSIALERKPDGDNNWTFKSSGPSSWQLQLQKLVLAKGTVRLLDPVSKLDIKADIDSLPAVSAEGYGIGWKVGGTFNKAAVSGEGKAGAVLSLQNSSKPYPLQASVHVGKTAIAIQGTLTKPSDLAALDLRLKLSGASMSNLYPLTGIVLPATPPFATEGRLIGKLNSAGGDWIYDKFSGRVGSSDLSGTLEYVAQKPRPLLKGTLLSNQLKLQDLAPLIGADSNASKANRGDGVAQPGNKVLPVEQFDTARWGSIDADVKFTGRKIIRDKDLPIQDLVADLHLKDSVLSLTPLNFGVAGGNLVSNIKLDGGNKLIKAEMKISARHLKIKQLFPTLASAQASLGEINGDASLSAVGNSVASLLGSSNGELKTLINQGTISKFLLEAAGLNIGNVVISKLFGDKQVKLNCLASDFAVTNGVMDARTFVMDTDDAIINVQGQVNLAQESLALTINPKTKGLRIFSLRSPLHVTGSFKNPDVGVDKGVLALKAGGAIALGVLAPVAAVLPLINISPDQQSDCAGLLALAKEKPVAPPPGKTLRPKKAR